From a region of the Salminus brasiliensis chromosome 4, fSalBra1.hap2, whole genome shotgun sequence genome:
- the arid4b gene encoding AT-rich interactive domain-containing protein 4B isoform X4: MKTLEEPPYLTVGTDVSAKYRGAFCEAKIKTAKRLVKAKVTFKPDSSTAEVHDEHIRGTLKVGAVVEVKNQDGIYQEATINKLTDASLYTVVFDDGDEKTLRRSSLCLKGARHFAESETLDRLPLTNPEHFGTPVIGKKGNRGGRRSNPIQEEESSSSSSEEEEGDQQQNEELYGKVVCVEAVAAGDKKKSWYPALVISPDCHEDVTMKKDNVFVRSFKDGKFHTVLRKDVQELDAEMAPKVDASLKPALDAAWDFQRNGSVPSIWRTEVKDESSSSEEDDEEDEEVQEDDGSSEEEEEEVEPFPEERENFLQQLYKFMEDRGTPINKRPVLGYRNLNLFKLYRLVHKLGGFDNIESGSVWKQVYQDLGIPVLNSAAGYNVKCAYRKYLYGFEDYCTSTGITFRMDLPFKAEKQSSPAEGSADGVAVASSSTAVPASADAGDEPKPEQESEISHSQSAVKEETSEVAGPCRTKVDTSSLKEDDKVYSDEEENGTDEEPQKHDAKEAGPASEGPCSENVKEEPCEEQNKEMSGYDEWIKADKIVRPANKNVPKIKHRKKIKNKAERERDRIERLNERDDLSPSKNRINRSSKLNSGNDVCPKMEECDDKGVQQAPVKSAEIASDLNGLQASESSSDDSEREEDDEGDHDGEGPGGRLSLRRGGPPEHPHTPPHWESSTSAEGLKASVSVSNTEIPASQDSPETGKRKGPFENEGEAPNTRRRKPEGPAERTPKSQCKGKTRGSRGTDWLPSSSPKKLDERNAGPGDDQGGQSSSSSEDEGGPQTNAQAKEEQRVHPKTKGSPSKKYNGLKEKTKGGRSSGFWEIPEKRAKMAAGIDERAPGCRAKGQKDVWSSIQAQWPKKTLKELFSDSDTEAANSPPPAVQVLDEPRSEPDQKEEPTEEPQESQQEKNQEYPSSGSNSVLNTPPTTPESAEALAETQLSSPPPQSSVLASCSPAESSPAAPMIEECIGGRSESDSSMVEVESVGCELQDLPREEEAAPLSPSKAFDGNLSSNSNCSLTLSSSSQQESEQKAKASSSSQKRHKESQGGGASKKHKRSHKPLSLHPKKNHKTANSSDSEDQSISESTAKSPTSKSSTSDMKAIVPPKCSGRTPPSQKYHKHSDSEHSQPKEQHGNSRGSRIYKWSFQMSDLEKMSSLERIAFLQEKLQDIRNHYLSLKSEVASIDRRRKRMKKKERETGAAVASSSSSSSPSSSSLTAAVMLTLADPTVSGSSQNSGVSVECR, from the exons GTCGGTGCTGTGGTTGAAGTGAAAAACCAAGATGGAATCTACCAGGAAGCAACCATCAACAAGCTCACAGATGCTAGTTTGTATACAGTTG TgtttgatgatggtgatgagaaAACCCTGAGGCGTTCCTCCCTGTGCCTCAAAGGTGCACGTCATTTTGCAGAAAGCGAG ACGCTTGACCGGCTTCCCCTGACCAATCCTGAACACTTTGGCACACCCGTCATTGGTAAAAAAGGCAACCGTGGCGGCCGACGCTCCAATCCCAT TCAAGAGGAAGAGTCGTCGTCTTCATccagtgaagaagaagaaggtgaCCAGCAACAGAATGAAGAACTTTACGgcaaggttgtgtgtgtggaagcAGTCGCTGCTGGGGATAAAAAGAAGAGCTGGTACCCTGCCCTG GTCATCTCTCCGGATTGTCATGAGGATGTGACGATGAAGAAAGATAACGTGTTCGTCCGCTCCTTCAAAGATGGGAAGTT TCACACGGTCCTGCGGAAAGATGTTCAAGAACTTGATGCCGAGATGGCTCCCAAAGTAGACGCCAGCCTCAAACCAG CTCTGGATGCAGCTTGGGATTTTCAGAGAAATGGTTCAGTACCCAGCATATGGAGGACAGAGGTCAAAGATGAAAGCTCcagcagtgaggaggatgatgaggaggacGAAGAAGTGCAGGAGGACGATGGCagcagtgaggaggaggag GAGGAGGTGGAGCCATTcccagaggagagagagaacttCCTCCAGCAGCTCTACAAATTTATGGAGGACAGAG GCACTCCCATCAACAAAAGGCCAGTGCTGGGCTACAGGAATCTTAACCTCTTTAAACTCTATAGGCTGGTACACAAGCTTGGAGGATTTGACAAT ATTGAGAGTGGATCTGTCTGGAAGCAAGTTTATCAAGATCTGGGAATCCCTGTGCTGAACTCTGCTGCAGGGTACAATGTGAAATGTGCCTACAGAAA GTATCTGTATGGCTTTGAGGACTACTGCACATCAACAGGGATCACATTCCGCATGGACCTCCCATTTAAAGCGGAGAAGCAGAGCTCTCCAGCTGAGGGTAGTGCTGATGGAGTAGCAGTggccagcagcagcactgctgttccaGCCTCGGCTGACGCGGGTGATGAGCCAAAACCTGAGCAAGAATCAGAAATTTCCCACAGCCAGTCTGCTGTGAAG GAAGAGACGTCTGAAGTAGCCGGACCTTGCAGGACCAAGGTGGACACGAGCAGCCTAAAGGAGGACGACAAGGTCTACAGTGATGAAGAAGAAAATGGCACTGATGAAGAGCCACAAAAACACGACGCTAAAGAAGCTGGACCAGCATCAGAAGGTCCATGCTCTGAGAATGTGAAGGAGGAGCCATGTGAGGAGCAGAACAAGGAGATGTCTGG GTACGACGAATGGATCAAAGCCGACAAGATTGTCCGACCAGCTAATAAGAATGTTCCCAAAATAAAGCAtcgaaaaaaaataaag AACAAAGCTGAAAGAGAGCGAGACCGAATAGAGAGGTTAAATGAAAGAGATGACCTTTCTCCCTCCAAAAACCGAATCAACAGGTCCTCTAAACTCAACTCTGGCAATGATGTTTGTCCCAAGATGGAAGAATGTGATGATAAAGGGGTGCAGCAGGCTCCTGTCAAATCAGCCGAGATTGCCTCCGATCTCAATGGCCTCCAAG CATCCGAGAGCTCTTCAGATGACAGCGAACGagaggaagatgatgaaggtgaccACGACGGTGAGGGTCCAGGAGGTCGGCTGAGCCTTCGACGAGGAGGTCCTCCAGAACATCCTCACACACCCCCACATTGGGAGAGTAGCACATCTGCTGAAGGCCTGAAGGCTTCAGTCAGTGTGAGCAACACTGAGATACCAGCCAGCCAAGACAGCCCTGAAACGGGCAAACGGAAGGGGCCGTTTGAGAATGAGGGTGAGGCGCCCAACACCAGGAGGAGAAAACCCGAAGGACCAGCCGAGCGCACCCCGAAAAGCCAATGTAAAGGCAAAACCAGGGGCAGCAGGGGGACGGACTGGTTGCCCAGCAGTTCACCGAAGAAGCTGGACGAGAGAAATGCAGGTCCTGGGGATGACCAAGGAGGCCagtccagcagcagctctgaagATGAGGGTGGTCCTCAAACAAACGCTCAGGCCAAAGAGGAGCAGCGAGTACACCCCAAAACAAAAGGTTCGCCCTCAAAGAAGTACAATGGGCTGAAGGAGAAGACCAAGGGTGGGCGTTCCTCAGGATTTTGGGAGATCCCTGAGAAACGAGCCAAAATGGCTGCCGGAATAGACGAACGAGCTCCCGGCTGCCGTGCCAAAGGCCAAAAGGACGTGTGGTCCAGTATCCAGGCCCAGTGGCCTAAAAAGACCCTTAAAGAGCTATTTTCAGATTCGGACACTGAGGCTGCCAACTCTCCTCCCCCAGCGGTGCAAGTCCTGGACGAGCCTCGCTCAGAGCCCGATCAGAAAGAGGAACCCACCGAGGAGCCACAGGAGAGCCAGCAAGAGAAGAACCAGGAGTATCCCAGCAGTGGGAGCAACTCCGTCCTCAACACACCACCCACCACACCAGAGTCCGCAGAAGCGCTAGCTGAGACGCAGTTGTCCTCCCCACCCCCTCAGAGCTCCGTCCTGGCCTCCTGCTCCCCCGCAGAGTCCTCGCCGGCTGCGCCGATGATAGAGGAGTGCATCGGTGGCCGCAGCGAGTCGGACAGCAGCATGGTAGAGGTGGAGAGCGTGGGCTGTGAGCTCCAGGACCTTCCTCGAGAAGAAGAAGCTGCACCACTGTCTCCCTCCAAAGCCTTCGATGGCAACTTGTCCAGCAACAGCAACTGCAGCTTGACTCTCAGTAGCAGCAGTCAGCAGGAAAGTGAACAGAAAGCCAAAG CCTCGTCCTCCAGCCAGAAGCGACACAAAGAGTCCCAAGGCGGTGGAGCATCGAAGAAACACAAGCGAAGTCATAAGCCTCTCAGCTTGCACCCCAAAAAGAACCACAAAACAG CCAACAGCAGTGACAGCGAGGACCAGTCTATCAGCGAGAGCACTGCCAAATCGCCCACGTCCAAGAGCAGCACATCTGACATGAAGGCCATCGTCCCACCCAAGTGCTCTGGCCGGACACCGCCATCCCAAAAATACCACAAACACAGTGACTCGGAACACTCGCAGCCCAAAGAGCAGCATGGAAACAGCCGGGGGTCCCGCATCTACAAGTGGAGTTTTCAGATGT CGGATTTGGAAAAGATGAGCAGTCTAGAGAGGATTGCGTTCCTTCAGGAGAAACTGCAGGACATCAGGAATCACTATCTCTCACTCAAATCCGAAGTGGCCTCCATCGACAGAAGACGAAAGCGAATGAAAAAAAAGGAGCGAGAAA CAGGTGCAGCAGTGGCTTcatcctcctcgtcctcctcgcCGTCATCCAGCTCCCTGACGGCGGCGGTCATGCTGACTCTGGCGGACCCTACAGTGTCGGGCTCGTCACAGAACTCTGGGGTTTCGGTGGAGTGCAGGTGA
- the arid4b gene encoding AT-rich interactive domain-containing protein 4B isoform X2 — translation MKTLEEPPYLTVGTDVSAKYRGAFCEAKIKTAKRLVKAKVTFKPDSSTAEVHDEHIRGTLKVGAVVEVKNQDGIYQEATINKLTDASLYTVVFDDGDEKTLRRSSLCLKGARHFAESETLDRLPLTNPEHFGTPVIGKKGNRGGRRSNPIQEEESSSSSSEEEEGDQQQNEELYGKVVCVEAVAAGDKKKSWYPALVISPDCHEDVTMKKDNVFVRSFKDGKFHTVLRKDVQELDAEMAPKVDASLKPALDAAWDFQRNGSVPSIWRTEVKDESSSSEEDDEEDEEVQEDDGSSEEEEEVEPFPEERENFLQQLYKFMEDRGTPINKRPVLGYRNLNLFKLYRLVHKLGGFDNIESGSVWKQVYQDLGIPVLNSAAGYNVKCAYRKYLYGFEDYCTSTGITFRMDLPFKAEKQSSPAEGSADGVAVASSSTAVPASADAGDEPKPEQESEISHSQSAVKEETSEVAGPCRTKVDTSSLKEDDKVYSDEEENGTDEEPQKHDAKEAGPASEGPCSENVKEEPCEEQNKEMSGDDSSQEWEEGEEFECYPPGMKVQVRYGRGRNQKTYEATVKESDLEGGEVLYLVHYCGWNVRYDEWIKADKIVRPANKNVPKIKHRKKIKNKAERERDRIERLNERDDLSPSKNRINRSSKLNSGNDVCPKMEECDDKGVQQAPVKSAEIASDLNGLQASESSSDDSEREEDDEGDHDGEGPGGRLSLRRGGPPEHPHTPPHWESSTSAEGLKASVSVSNTEIPASQDSPETGKRKGPFENEGEAPNTRRRKPEGPAERTPKSQCKGKTRGSRGTDWLPSSSPKKLDERNAGPGDDQGGQSSSSSEDEGGPQTNAQAKEEQRVHPKTKGSPSKKYNGLKEKTKGGRSSGFWEIPEKRAKMAAGIDERAPGCRAKGQKDVWSSIQAQWPKKTLKELFSDSDTEAANSPPPAVQVLDEPRSEPDQKEEPTEEPQESQQEKNQEYPSSGSNSVLNTPPTTPESAEALAETQLSSPPPQSSVLASCSPAESSPAAPMIEECIGGRSESDSSMVEVESVGCELQDLPREEEAAPLSPSKAFDGNLSSNSNCSLTLSSSSQQESEQKAKASSSSQKRHKESQGGGASKKHKRSHKPLSLHPKKNHKTANSSDSEDQSISESTAKSPTSKSSTSDMKAIVPPKCSGRTPPSQKYHKHSDSEHSQPKEQHGNSRGSRIYKWSFQMSDLEKMSSLERIAFLQEKLQDIRNHYLSLKSEVASIDRRRKRMKKKERETGAAVASSSSSSSPSSSSLTAAVMLTLADPTVSGSSQNSGVSVECR, via the exons GTCGGTGCTGTGGTTGAAGTGAAAAACCAAGATGGAATCTACCAGGAAGCAACCATCAACAAGCTCACAGATGCTAGTTTGTATACAGTTG TgtttgatgatggtgatgagaaAACCCTGAGGCGTTCCTCCCTGTGCCTCAAAGGTGCACGTCATTTTGCAGAAAGCGAG ACGCTTGACCGGCTTCCCCTGACCAATCCTGAACACTTTGGCACACCCGTCATTGGTAAAAAAGGCAACCGTGGCGGCCGACGCTCCAATCCCAT TCAAGAGGAAGAGTCGTCGTCTTCATccagtgaagaagaagaaggtgaCCAGCAACAGAATGAAGAACTTTACGgcaaggttgtgtgtgtggaagcAGTCGCTGCTGGGGATAAAAAGAAGAGCTGGTACCCTGCCCTG GTCATCTCTCCGGATTGTCATGAGGATGTGACGATGAAGAAAGATAACGTGTTCGTCCGCTCCTTCAAAGATGGGAAGTT TCACACGGTCCTGCGGAAAGATGTTCAAGAACTTGATGCCGAGATGGCTCCCAAAGTAGACGCCAGCCTCAAACCAG CTCTGGATGCAGCTTGGGATTTTCAGAGAAATGGTTCAGTACCCAGCATATGGAGGACAGAGGTCAAAGATGAAAGCTCcagcagtgaggaggatgatgaggaggacGAAGAAGTGCAGGAGGACGATGGCagcagtgaggaggaggag GAGGTGGAGCCATTcccagaggagagagagaacttCCTCCAGCAGCTCTACAAATTTATGGAGGACAGAG GCACTCCCATCAACAAAAGGCCAGTGCTGGGCTACAGGAATCTTAACCTCTTTAAACTCTATAGGCTGGTACACAAGCTTGGAGGATTTGACAAT ATTGAGAGTGGATCTGTCTGGAAGCAAGTTTATCAAGATCTGGGAATCCCTGTGCTGAACTCTGCTGCAGGGTACAATGTGAAATGTGCCTACAGAAA GTATCTGTATGGCTTTGAGGACTACTGCACATCAACAGGGATCACATTCCGCATGGACCTCCCATTTAAAGCGGAGAAGCAGAGCTCTCCAGCTGAGGGTAGTGCTGATGGAGTAGCAGTggccagcagcagcactgctgttccaGCCTCGGCTGACGCGGGTGATGAGCCAAAACCTGAGCAAGAATCAGAAATTTCCCACAGCCAGTCTGCTGTGAAG GAAGAGACGTCTGAAGTAGCCGGACCTTGCAGGACCAAGGTGGACACGAGCAGCCTAAAGGAGGACGACAAGGTCTACAGTGATGAAGAAGAAAATGGCACTGATGAAGAGCCACAAAAACACGACGCTAAAGAAGCTGGACCAGCATCAGAAGGTCCATGCTCTGAGAATGTGAAGGAGGAGCCATGTGAGGAGCAGAACAAGGAGATGTCTGG GGATGACAGCAGTCAGGAGTGGGAGGAGGGGGAAGAGTTTGAGTGTTACCCCCCTGGCATGAAGGTGCAGGTGAGGTATGGGCGAGGCCGCAATCAGAAGACGTACGAAGCCACTGTGAAAGAGTCAGACCTGGAGGGGGGAGAGGTGCTCTACCTGGTGCACTACTGTGGCTGGAACGTCAG GTACGACGAATGGATCAAAGCCGACAAGATTGTCCGACCAGCTAATAAGAATGTTCCCAAAATAAAGCAtcgaaaaaaaataaag AACAAAGCTGAAAGAGAGCGAGACCGAATAGAGAGGTTAAATGAAAGAGATGACCTTTCTCCCTCCAAAAACCGAATCAACAGGTCCTCTAAACTCAACTCTGGCAATGATGTTTGTCCCAAGATGGAAGAATGTGATGATAAAGGGGTGCAGCAGGCTCCTGTCAAATCAGCCGAGATTGCCTCCGATCTCAATGGCCTCCAAG CATCCGAGAGCTCTTCAGATGACAGCGAACGagaggaagatgatgaaggtgaccACGACGGTGAGGGTCCAGGAGGTCGGCTGAGCCTTCGACGAGGAGGTCCTCCAGAACATCCTCACACACCCCCACATTGGGAGAGTAGCACATCTGCTGAAGGCCTGAAGGCTTCAGTCAGTGTGAGCAACACTGAGATACCAGCCAGCCAAGACAGCCCTGAAACGGGCAAACGGAAGGGGCCGTTTGAGAATGAGGGTGAGGCGCCCAACACCAGGAGGAGAAAACCCGAAGGACCAGCCGAGCGCACCCCGAAAAGCCAATGTAAAGGCAAAACCAGGGGCAGCAGGGGGACGGACTGGTTGCCCAGCAGTTCACCGAAGAAGCTGGACGAGAGAAATGCAGGTCCTGGGGATGACCAAGGAGGCCagtccagcagcagctctgaagATGAGGGTGGTCCTCAAACAAACGCTCAGGCCAAAGAGGAGCAGCGAGTACACCCCAAAACAAAAGGTTCGCCCTCAAAGAAGTACAATGGGCTGAAGGAGAAGACCAAGGGTGGGCGTTCCTCAGGATTTTGGGAGATCCCTGAGAAACGAGCCAAAATGGCTGCCGGAATAGACGAACGAGCTCCCGGCTGCCGTGCCAAAGGCCAAAAGGACGTGTGGTCCAGTATCCAGGCCCAGTGGCCTAAAAAGACCCTTAAAGAGCTATTTTCAGATTCGGACACTGAGGCTGCCAACTCTCCTCCCCCAGCGGTGCAAGTCCTGGACGAGCCTCGCTCAGAGCCCGATCAGAAAGAGGAACCCACCGAGGAGCCACAGGAGAGCCAGCAAGAGAAGAACCAGGAGTATCCCAGCAGTGGGAGCAACTCCGTCCTCAACACACCACCCACCACACCAGAGTCCGCAGAAGCGCTAGCTGAGACGCAGTTGTCCTCCCCACCCCCTCAGAGCTCCGTCCTGGCCTCCTGCTCCCCCGCAGAGTCCTCGCCGGCTGCGCCGATGATAGAGGAGTGCATCGGTGGCCGCAGCGAGTCGGACAGCAGCATGGTAGAGGTGGAGAGCGTGGGCTGTGAGCTCCAGGACCTTCCTCGAGAAGAAGAAGCTGCACCACTGTCTCCCTCCAAAGCCTTCGATGGCAACTTGTCCAGCAACAGCAACTGCAGCTTGACTCTCAGTAGCAGCAGTCAGCAGGAAAGTGAACAGAAAGCCAAAG CCTCGTCCTCCAGCCAGAAGCGACACAAAGAGTCCCAAGGCGGTGGAGCATCGAAGAAACACAAGCGAAGTCATAAGCCTCTCAGCTTGCACCCCAAAAAGAACCACAAAACAG CCAACAGCAGTGACAGCGAGGACCAGTCTATCAGCGAGAGCACTGCCAAATCGCCCACGTCCAAGAGCAGCACATCTGACATGAAGGCCATCGTCCCACCCAAGTGCTCTGGCCGGACACCGCCATCCCAAAAATACCACAAACACAGTGACTCGGAACACTCGCAGCCCAAAGAGCAGCATGGAAACAGCCGGGGGTCCCGCATCTACAAGTGGAGTTTTCAGATGT CGGATTTGGAAAAGATGAGCAGTCTAGAGAGGATTGCGTTCCTTCAGGAGAAACTGCAGGACATCAGGAATCACTATCTCTCACTCAAATCCGAAGTGGCCTCCATCGACAGAAGACGAAAGCGAATGAAAAAAAAGGAGCGAGAAA CAGGTGCAGCAGTGGCTTcatcctcctcgtcctcctcgcCGTCATCCAGCTCCCTGACGGCGGCGGTCATGCTGACTCTGGCGGACCCTACAGTGTCGGGCTCGTCACAGAACTCTGGGGTTTCGGTGGAGTGCAGGTGA